The Xanthomonas sp. DAR 34887 genome has a segment encoding these proteins:
- a CDS encoding TolC family outer membrane protein, with amino-acid sequence MIRRSLALALAAALFPLAANAADLLQVYEMARNSDPQLASAESTQLYEKEGQVQARAALLPQLNGSASLQRSHSEIDRASGELAGTGKSRSYAIQGSQTLVNFAQFSTLRAQKARSLAADYTLESAKDDLIVRTSAAYFNVLVAIESLVAAETNEAAAKKQFDYADKRLEVGLAPITDVHEARAEYDQARADTITARNSLQDLYQALTEITGQPVHDLRGLPEDFRPQLPADSGNIDALIASALDKNPSLRSYQYQVQQAEDNVSTARAGHLPTLSLSASAGRDASWGDGVSGSNSPRTDSNVIGVTLNIPIFAGGATQSAVRQALAQRDIAQDTFEQQKRALDRNTRNAYQTVVAGISEIEARRLAVVSAQAAYDASQVGLEVGTRTVLDVVQNQRTLYQAQLNYAQSRYNFLQNRLLLSQALGSLDVSEVQSINALLTQSAESKLNSGTSTQ; translated from the coding sequence ATGATCCGCCGATCCCTCGCCCTGGCGCTGGCCGCCGCGCTGTTTCCGCTGGCCGCCAACGCCGCGGACCTGCTGCAAGTCTACGAAATGGCCCGCAATAGCGACCCGCAGCTGGCCAGCGCGGAATCGACCCAGCTGTACGAAAAGGAAGGCCAGGTGCAGGCGCGCGCAGCGTTGCTGCCGCAGTTGAACGGCTCCGCTTCGCTGCAGCGCAGCCACAGCGAGATCGACCGCGCTAGCGGCGAGCTGGCCGGCACCGGCAAGAGCCGCAGCTACGCGATCCAGGGCTCGCAGACGCTGGTCAACTTCGCCCAGTTCTCCACCCTGCGCGCGCAGAAGGCGCGCAGCCTGGCCGCCGACTACACGCTGGAATCGGCCAAGGACGACCTGATCGTGCGCACCTCGGCCGCCTACTTCAACGTGCTGGTCGCGATCGAGTCGCTGGTCGCCGCGGAGACCAACGAAGCCGCCGCCAAGAAGCAGTTCGACTACGCCGACAAGCGCCTGGAAGTGGGCCTGGCGCCGATCACCGACGTGCACGAAGCCCGCGCCGAATACGACCAGGCGCGCGCCGACACGATCACCGCGCGCAACTCGCTGCAGGACCTGTACCAGGCGCTGACCGAGATCACCGGGCAGCCGGTGCACGACCTGCGCGGCCTGCCGGAAGACTTCCGCCCACAGCTGCCCGCCGACAGCGGCAACATCGACGCGCTGATCGCCTCGGCGCTGGACAAGAACCCGTCGCTGCGTTCCTACCAATACCAGGTGCAGCAGGCCGAGGACAACGTCTCCACCGCGCGCGCCGGCCATCTGCCGACGCTGAGCCTGTCGGCCAGCGCCGGCCGCGATGCGAGCTGGGGCGACGGCGTGTCCGGCAGCAATTCGCCGCGCACCGACAGCAACGTCATCGGCGTGACCCTGAACATCCCGATCTTCGCCGGCGGCGCCACCCAGTCGGCGGTGCGCCAGGCGCTGGCGCAGCGCGACATCGCCCAGGACACGTTCGAGCAGCAGAAGCGCGCGCTCGACCGCAATACCCGCAACGCCTACCAGACCGTCGTCGCCGGCATCAGCGAAATCGAGGCGCGGCGCCTGGCGGTGGTGTCGGCGCAGGCTGCGTACGACGCCTCGCAGGTTGGCCTGGAAGTGGGCACGCGCACCGTGCTGGATGTAGTGCAGAACCAGCGCACCCTGTACCAGGCGCAGCTGAACTACGCGCAGTCGCGCTACAACTTCCTGCAGAACCGCCTGCTGCTGAGCCAGGCGCTGGGCTCGCTGGACGTGTCCGAAGTGCAGTCGATCAACGCGCTGCTGACGCAGAGCGCCGAATCCAAGCTCAACTCCGGCACCAGCACCCAGTAA
- a CDS encoding protein-L-isoaspartate O-methyltransferase family protein: MTIDYSQAREKMVEQQVRPWDVLDLRVLDVLARLPRETFVPQSHRAVAYADLEIPLGHGQYMMKPVIEGRMLQALDLQPGEDVLEIGTGSGFVSACLGELGREVVSLEIEPALAAAARANLDAAGLGSNVRIETADAFGWHSERRFDVVCVTAAVTEIPAQFLAWLRPGGRLFAIRGRAPVMEAVLVHAEAGAPRVESLFETDLAYYLRGAAPVPQFTF, translated from the coding sequence ATGACGATCGACTACTCCCAAGCCCGCGAAAAAATGGTTGAACAGCAGGTGCGTCCCTGGGACGTGCTCGACCTGCGCGTCCTCGACGTGCTGGCGCGGCTGCCGCGCGAGACCTTCGTGCCGCAGAGCCACCGCGCGGTGGCCTATGCCGACCTGGAGATTCCGCTGGGCCACGGCCAGTACATGATGAAGCCGGTGATCGAAGGACGCATGCTGCAGGCGCTGGACCTGCAACCGGGCGAGGACGTGCTGGAGATCGGCACCGGCAGCGGCTTCGTCAGCGCCTGCCTGGGCGAACTCGGCCGCGAGGTGGTCAGCCTGGAGATCGAGCCGGCGCTGGCCGCCGCCGCGCGCGCCAATCTGGATGCCGCCGGGCTGGGCAGCAATGTGCGCATCGAGACCGCCGACGCGTTCGGCTGGCACAGCGAGCGCCGCTTCGACGTGGTCTGCGTCACCGCGGCCGTCACCGAGATCCCGGCGCAGTTCCTGGCCTGGTTGCGCCCCGGCGGCCGCCTGTTCGCGATCCGCGGCCGCGCCCCGGTCATGGAAGCGGTGCTGGTGCATGCCGAGGCCGGCGCGCCGCGCGTGGAATCGCTGTTCGAAACCGATTTGGCGTACTACCTGCGCGGTGCCGCGCCGGTCCCCCAGTTCACATTCTGA